One region of Pseudoalteromonas luteoviolacea genomic DNA includes:
- a CDS encoding sensor histidine kinase has product MIISVDLITSIEHGKINMHVLKVSMLFAFFFTISTLIFRYIFNNRDWISVQYQKQIPRLLIAGTVLSILVTFSIVTVCYYVDFYNSIYLRYIGENVSLINAYTSSFMLRQCLQTQLFICSWIFIYTSITHQKRAISAKLQSLQFENSLKSAQLENLNTQLNPHFLFNTLNNIRFMIAESVETADDMMVTLSELLRYALEITQQDKVSLNSEIQMLNKYMQLIKIQYEEKLIYYTEIQSGLSEYQVPPMMLQLLAENAVKYGIESSKTAGKINLSITQSKQNLILRLSNTIPKDINTTTTSTQIGLANIRERLSLLYGPTGSLETQLNDKQFIATLTLPKEVTC; this is encoded by the coding sequence ATGATCATTAGTGTTGATTTGATCACCAGTATCGAGCATGGGAAAATTAATATGCATGTTTTAAAAGTATCTATGCTGTTTGCCTTTTTCTTTACTATTTCTACTCTCATATTTAGATATATATTCAACAATCGTGATTGGATCTCAGTACAATATCAAAAACAAATACCCAGATTATTAATCGCAGGAACAGTGTTATCTATTTTAGTTACTTTTTCGATAGTTACAGTCTGCTATTACGTCGATTTTTATAACTCTATTTATCTTCGCTATATTGGTGAAAATGTGTCATTGATTAATGCGTACACATCCAGCTTTATGTTAAGGCAATGCTTACAAACTCAATTATTTATTTGCTCTTGGATTTTTATTTATACAAGTATTACTCACCAAAAAAGAGCAATATCTGCAAAGCTACAAAGCTTGCAATTTGAAAACTCACTAAAGTCTGCACAATTAGAAAATTTAAACACGCAACTAAACCCTCATTTTTTGTTTAATACATTAAACAACATTCGCTTTATGATAGCCGAGTCAGTCGAAACGGCCGATGATATGATGGTCACTTTGTCCGAGCTGTTACGTTATGCACTGGAAATTACACAACAAGATAAAGTATCTCTTAACAGTGAGATTCAAATGCTAAATAAATACATGCAACTAATCAAAATACAGTACGAAGAAAAATTAATTTATTATACTGAGATTCAGAGTGGCCTATCAGAATATCAAGTACCGCCAATGATGCTACAGCTATTGGCTGAAAATGCAGTTAAGTACGGCATAGAAAGCTCAAAAACTGCTGGGAAAATCAACTTATCAATTACTCAATCGAAACAAAATTTAATTCTTCGACTGTCTAATACAATCCCTAAAGATATCAATACTACAACAACTAGCACGCAGATTGGCCTAGCAAATATTAGAGAGCGGTTATCACTACTTTATGGCCCTACAGGCTCCCTTGAAACACAGCTTAACGATAAGCAATTTATCGCGACTTTAACTTTGCCTAAGGAAGTGACATGTTAA
- a CDS encoding serine hydrolase domain-containing protein, translated as MKRMKLINHIKTISITMATALLLTGPCANANVNLDHNEGDNRLSQLLTDIEQVRTVHNIPAIGVAIVQQGQSPITQGFGYANKETNELATDRHLFRFGSVTKLLPGIAILQLQSKGLLALDDRLKDIAPSIQFKNKWHKTHPIQVQHLLEHTTGWDSHVAEQKALNDDSISLEQVLTLYPESRTSRWAPGTRVAYSNTGPTVAARVVEVLTGMRFSDYVNEYIFSPLSMKNSSLLKPKNWNELGAIPYLNNNLPVGYEYMATRPASSLTASMQDISKLLMLFLQPEQSGVLSPASVSRMQKIETELGVSLGLKSFKGFSHSKDIIKGQTLYGHNGGLPGVVSTFRYQPQLQVGFAIAMTKQNGPAYRKVKELITEYLQLPEKVNHEPNLPLSYHFSNASGLYTQLNTSMSLGDIVAYFSNAVIVTTHKEQLSFKWLLGGYQLNYFQQDEQPILYNKYGAAQVAFAEDPIAGNVLVRNSKIYKKTPAWVFYAKLVSLALSVIIVLSSVLCLVCSLLVSVVKKLLGKPKSAFIIWKALALSASFIVTLTALPFILLSDYMLLNNMSWVSPLVQVCSILYPLFGFAAAAFCLCQWKKSIKSFINYYLASIVASHCFLSLFLIGYKLIGVQLAS; from the coding sequence ATGAAAAGAATGAAACTAATAAATCACATAAAAACCATATCTATCACTATGGCCACGGCATTGTTGCTCACAGGCCCATGTGCCAATGCCAATGTAAATCTAGACCATAATGAAGGCGACAATCGCTTATCGCAATTACTAACAGACATTGAACAAGTACGAACTGTGCACAACATACCCGCTATAGGTGTCGCAATTGTTCAGCAAGGGCAATCTCCGATTACTCAAGGCTTTGGCTACGCCAACAAAGAAACAAATGAGCTAGCCACTGATAGACACTTATTTAGATTTGGTTCTGTCACCAAATTACTGCCCGGTATTGCAATTTTACAACTGCAATCCAAAGGCCTACTAGCACTTGATGACAGATTAAAAGATATTGCACCGAGTATTCAATTTAAAAACAAATGGCATAAAACCCACCCAATCCAAGTTCAGCACTTATTAGAGCATACCACAGGCTGGGACAGTCACGTGGCGGAGCAAAAAGCGCTAAATGATGACTCCATATCACTTGAGCAAGTGTTAACGCTTTACCCTGAAAGCCGAACAAGCCGCTGGGCACCAGGCACGAGAGTAGCATATAGTAATACAGGGCCAACCGTTGCCGCGAGAGTAGTTGAAGTTTTAACAGGCATGCGTTTTTCGGACTATGTTAATGAATATATATTTTCGCCACTATCAATGAAAAATAGCTCATTACTTAAACCTAAGAACTGGAATGAATTAGGCGCAATACCCTACTTAAACAATAACCTTCCTGTAGGCTACGAATATATGGCAACACGACCTGCCTCTTCTTTAACAGCTTCAATGCAAGATATATCAAAACTACTTATGCTATTTTTGCAACCTGAACAATCCGGAGTGCTCTCTCCCGCATCAGTATCTCGAATGCAAAAAATAGAAACAGAATTAGGAGTTAGTCTAGGTTTAAAATCATTTAAAGGGTTTTCACACAGTAAAGACATAATTAAGGGACAAACACTCTACGGTCACAACGGCGGGCTTCCAGGGGTAGTGAGTACTTTTAGATACCAGCCTCAGTTACAAGTGGGTTTTGCTATTGCCATGACAAAACAAAATGGCCCAGCATACCGAAAAGTAAAAGAGTTAATCACTGAATACTTACAACTACCAGAAAAAGTGAATCATGAGCCAAATTTACCTTTGAGTTATCATTTTTCCAACGCCAGTGGCCTATACACGCAACTTAATACAAGTATGAGTTTAGGCGATATCGTCGCCTATTTTAGCAATGCCGTGATTGTAACGACTCACAAAGAGCAACTATCATTTAAATGGCTATTAGGAGGCTATCAATTAAACTATTTTCAACAAGATGAGCAGCCTATACTTTATAACAAATATGGTGCAGCACAAGTTGCTTTTGCAGAAGATCCAATTGCAGGAAATGTGCTCGTTCGCAACTCTAAAATATACAAAAAGACACCAGCATGGGTATTCTATGCAAAGTTAGTATCACTCGCTTTAAGCGTGATTATTGTGCTTTCTAGCGTACTATGTCTGGTTTGTTCCTTACTAGTTAGTGTAGTAAAAAAACTATTAGGTAAGCCAAAATCGGCCTTTATAATTTGGAAAGCGTTAGCACTTTCTGCCTCTTTCATCGTTACGCTTACAGCGCTTCCTTTTATACTGTTAAGTGACTATATGTTACTAAATAATATGAGTTGGGTTTCACCTCTAGTGCAAGTTTGCTCAATATTATATCCCCTATTCGGTTTTGCTGCGGCAGCTTTTTGTTTATGCCAGTGGAAAAAAAGCATCAAAAGCTTTATAAATTATTACTTGGCTAGTATAGTAGCATCTCACTGTTTTTTATCTTTATTTTTAATAGGTTATAAATTAATAGGTGTCCAATTGGCATCTTAA
- a CDS encoding TetR/AcrR family transcriptional regulator yields MSNTAKKRGRPQKSQSALSKAAIIRAAKNLMATTGNIPSIRKLSAQLGVDAMAIYHYFKNKDTLLKAITTSLIEDIYTPQNTEDWQQELSALCKSYLAILSQYDGLLHTLLSMKSDSPAEVFISRFEQIISVLELDSSQSEVFLHLLVDYLHGFSLAMSCDKGNTLKIDGIDKQLAFICHYYQHLKS; encoded by the coding sequence ATGAGCAATACAGCCAAAAAACGCGGCCGTCCCCAAAAATCCCAAAGTGCACTAAGTAAAGCAGCTATCATTCGTGCCGCAAAAAACTTGATGGCAACAACAGGTAATATTCCCAGTATCCGCAAGCTATCAGCACAACTTGGGGTCGATGCGATGGCGATTTACCATTACTTTAAAAACAAAGATACCTTGTTAAAAGCCATTACCACCTCGCTAATTGAAGATATTTATACACCGCAAAACACAGAAGATTGGCAACAGGAGCTCAGTGCCCTATGCAAAAGTTACCTTGCGATACTGAGCCAGTATGATGGACTATTACACACTTTACTGAGCATGAAATCTGACAGCCCCGCAGAGGTCTTTATTAGCCGGTTTGAGCAAATTATCAGTGTCTTAGAACTAGATAGCAGCCAGTCTGAAGTTTTCTTACATCTGTTAGTAGACTACCTCCATGGGTTTTCACTGGCTATGAGCTGCGACAAAGGGAACACACTGAAAATTGATGGCATTGACAAACAGCTGGCATTTATTTGCCACTACTACCAACACTTAAAATCATGA
- a CDS encoding dihydrofolate reductase family protein, translating to MANIVFIATSLDGYIADKNNAIEWLHSIPGTQELDLGYDNHIAAIDGLVMGRNTFELVCGFDCDWPYTKPVFVLSNTMQCVPSGYEDKVKLVSGGLLQLVDKLNAQGFLDLYIDGGVTIQSFLKSDLIDKMIITTIPIILGGGVSLFGELAEPLHFSCTESELFENGICQNTFVRKR from the coding sequence ATGGCGAACATCGTATTTATTGCAACAAGCTTGGACGGTTATATTGCAGATAAAAACAACGCAATTGAGTGGCTACATTCAATTCCTGGCACCCAAGAACTGGATTTGGGGTATGACAATCACATTGCTGCCATTGACGGGTTAGTGATGGGCAGAAATACTTTTGAGTTAGTTTGCGGCTTTGATTGCGATTGGCCTTATACAAAGCCGGTGTTTGTTTTGAGCAATACCATGCAGTGTGTTCCCTCAGGTTATGAAGACAAAGTAAAGCTAGTCAGTGGAGGGTTGCTCCAGTTGGTAGATAAATTGAATGCGCAAGGGTTTTTAGATTTGTATATAGACGGTGGCGTTACAATTCAAAGCTTTTTAAAATCAGACTTGATTGACAAGATGATCATTACAACTATTCCTATCATATTGGGGGGCGGGGTGAGTCTATTCGGTGAGTTAGCCGAGCCACTTCATTTCAGTTGCACAGAAAGTGAATTGTTTGAAAATGGCATATGCCAAAATACGTTTGTCAGAAAGCGGTAG
- a CDS encoding LysR family transcriptional regulator yields MDTTSRLIMLLEVVEQGSFSKAAEVRNIDRSVISKQISKLEEELGVRLLNRTTRSFSLTAAGAEMVKKAAELRVLLQDTVQMAENYHQEARGLLRITSSSYIGKYYLLPVINDFQKRFPQVTIELRLDDRVIDMVSEGFDLAFRVGEPRDSSLIARKVARNRMLILATPQFIETYGEPKDMSDLAELPAAAYSSNHIRFESISYIDDKGKPQEQPITPVFKSNDGEALLEKVLSHTAFCTAPAFFFADHIDHAQLVPMLTHVNLPDYSAMYAVYPHRDLPVRTRLFLDAARHYIGEAVPRWEHNIPGLDKMYLPK; encoded by the coding sequence ATGGATACAACCAGTCGATTGATCATGTTGTTAGAAGTCGTTGAGCAAGGCTCTTTTTCAAAAGCGGCCGAAGTCAGAAACATAGATCGCTCAGTTATATCTAAACAAATCAGTAAATTAGAAGAGGAGCTTGGTGTACGTCTGCTCAACCGGACTACCCGCTCGTTTTCATTAACTGCCGCTGGCGCTGAAATGGTTAAAAAAGCAGCTGAGCTGAGAGTGTTGCTACAAGACACAGTGCAAATGGCAGAGAACTATCACCAAGAAGCCCGAGGTTTATTGCGTATCACCTCATCAAGTTACATCGGTAAATACTACCTGCTGCCGGTGATCAATGATTTCCAAAAACGTTTTCCGCAAGTCACCATAGAGTTAAGATTAGATGACCGCGTCATCGATATGGTATCCGAAGGCTTTGATCTGGCGTTTCGCGTTGGTGAACCGAGAGACTCGTCATTGATCGCACGTAAAGTGGCGCGAAACCGTATGTTAATTTTAGCCACACCACAGTTTATCGAGACCTATGGTGAGCCAAAAGACATGTCTGATTTGGCTGAGCTGCCAGCTGCTGCATACTCAAGTAACCACATCCGTTTTGAGTCTATCAGCTACATTGATGATAAAGGCAAACCTCAAGAGCAGCCTATTACGCCGGTGTTTAAATCTAACGATGGTGAAGCATTACTTGAAAAAGTGCTCTCGCATACTGCGTTTTGCACTGCGCCTGCCTTTTTCTTTGCCGATCATATCGATCACGCGCAGCTAGTACCTATGCTGACACATGTGAATTTACCTGACTACAGCGCCATGTATGCCGTTTATCCGCACCGCGATTTACCGGTCAGGACGCGATTATTTTTAGATGCTGCACGACATTATATCGGCGAAGCAGTGCCTCGTTGGGAGCACAATATCCCGGGTCTAGATAAGATGTATTTGCCGAAATAA
- a CDS encoding efflux RND transporter periplasmic adaptor subunit, whose product MKKLGFTLSAVALALVLSGCGQSNAQQGQQPPPLTIDVASVELEQVQSWHTFTTRLEAPERVLLKPRVSGQIERMAFTEGERVNKGQLLFSLDPRPFQAQIDTLNAQLKSAEASLEQARGEAARANRLVAQNAISTEEAEQRSATLRSAIANKNAIEARLQSAQLDLEFSQVSAPISGTISRAVVTTGNYVKAGETELTTIVSDDEIYAYFDVDERTWSRQFAGVSVQDQITVQLQRLGETKQVAGKLDFIDNEINPNTGTLRVRAVFDAQQHHLKPGAFARVSIGAQNAQQMAIVPERAIGTDLKNRFVLTIDENNVLQYRLVELGERYGAFRAIKSGLEEGDRIAVNGPARVGPGMPITPNSVSLAFENTQFVLKQSDSSLLLSAAN is encoded by the coding sequence ATGAAAAAGTTAGGTTTTACACTCAGTGCTGTGGCCCTTGCCCTTGTTTTAAGTGGATGTGGTCAATCCAATGCACAGCAAGGACAACAGCCGCCTCCTTTAACTATTGACGTAGCAAGCGTTGAGCTTGAACAAGTTCAATCTTGGCACACATTTACCACGCGTTTAGAAGCGCCTGAACGCGTTTTACTTAAACCACGTGTATCCGGTCAAATTGAACGTATGGCATTCACCGAGGGTGAACGCGTCAACAAAGGTCAGTTATTATTTAGCCTTGACCCAAGACCTTTCCAAGCTCAGATTGATACTTTAAACGCTCAGTTAAAAAGTGCTGAGGCAAGCTTAGAGCAAGCGCGAGGTGAAGCCGCGCGTGCAAATCGTTTGGTAGCACAAAATGCCATTTCAACAGAAGAAGCAGAACAGCGTAGTGCAACCCTTCGCAGTGCGATTGCAAACAAAAATGCCATTGAGGCACGTCTGCAAAGCGCGCAGTTAGATTTAGAGTTCAGCCAAGTATCCGCGCCTATCAGCGGCACTATTTCTCGTGCAGTCGTCACTACAGGTAACTATGTTAAAGCGGGTGAAACTGAGCTGACGACCATTGTTTCTGACGATGAAATTTACGCCTATTTTGATGTGGATGAGCGCACATGGAGCCGCCAATTTGCTGGTGTATCTGTACAAGATCAGATCACAGTACAGCTTCAGCGCTTGGGCGAGACCAAACAAGTAGCAGGTAAACTTGATTTTATCGATAACGAAATTAATCCCAACACTGGCACATTGCGAGTGCGTGCAGTATTTGATGCACAGCAGCATCACTTAAAGCCGGGCGCATTTGCTCGCGTTTCAATCGGTGCGCAAAATGCACAGCAAATGGCCATTGTGCCTGAGCGTGCAATTGGTACAGATCTTAAAAACCGTTTTGTCCTGACCATCGATGAAAACAATGTCTTGCAGTACAGATTGGTTGAGCTTGGCGAGCGCTACGGTGCGTTTCGTGCCATTAAATCGGGCTTAGAAGAGGGCGATCGCATTGCTGTTAATGGTCCTGCGCGTGTCGGTCCAGGTATGCCAATTACCCCGAATTCTGTCAGTTTAGCCTTTGAAAATACACAGTTTGTTTTAAAACAGTCTGACTCTTCTTTATTACTCAGTGCGGCAAACTAA
- a CDS encoding efflux RND transporter permease subunit — MKFSHFFINRPIFAAMLSMIFIITGAISLFQLPVSEYPEVVPPTVVVNATYPGANPKVIAETVATPLEQELNGLENMLYHGSQATSDGRLTLTVTFALGTDLDQAQVQVQNRVNNALPRLPQEVQRLGVTAQKSSPNLALVVHLVSPNGEQDTAYMANYADLYIKDELKRLPGVGDLQLFGGAKYSMRVWLDPDALAARNLTASDVVNALRTQNQQVAAGSLGAQPTPEENQFQILLNVKGRLESIEEFESVIIKVGDNGALTRLKDIARVELGQENYALRAMLDNQPALAMPIFQRPGTNAIELSDDVRETMARLEKTFPAGMTYEIAYDPTVFVRGSIDAVIMTLMEAILLVVVVVVVFLQTWRASIIPLIAVPVSLIGTFAVMQMLGVSINTLSLFGLVLAIGIVVDDAIVVVENVERNIADGHSPYEATKIAMTEVTGPIIAIAFVLCAVFIPTAFITGLSGQFYKQFALTITISTLISAFNSLTLSPALSAILLKSHDAPKDRLTRILDKLFGAWLFKPFNRLFDKGAKGYEAIVKKLIRMSVVVGVVYLALVGSTIGLFQSVPGGFIPQQDKQYLVAVAQLPDAASLDRTEEVIKQMQEIALQVPGVAHTVAFPGLSVNGFTNSTNSGIVFTPLDDFADRNDPSLSAQAIAMQLNMRFAAIDEAFVAVFPPPPILGLGTTGGFKLQIQDRGNQGFEALFAALQSTIGAAQQDPALTGLYSSFRVQVPQMDINIDREQALIQGIPLQEVFDALQVYLGSVYVNDFNLFGRTYQVKAQADAEFRAKKEQINNLKVRNAAGNMVPLGSVVTVEATTGPDRVMHYNGYVTAELNGSPAPGYSSDQAQQAIEKVLANTLPEGMAYEWTEVTYQQILAGNTMVYVFPLVVVLVFMVLAAQYESLRLPLAIILIVPMTIFSALAGVYMLGGDNNIFTQIALIVLVALASKNAILMVEFARDKHVQGATHLEAIIEACRLRLRPILMTSIAFTAGVIPLVLASGAGAEMRQAMGNAVFFGMIGVTVFGLLFTPVFYRLVTPKEQ, encoded by the coding sequence ATGAAATTTTCCCACTTTTTTATCAATAGGCCCATTTTTGCGGCCATGCTGTCGATGATTTTTATCATCACAGGTGCTATCTCATTGTTTCAACTGCCGGTCAGTGAATACCCAGAAGTTGTGCCGCCTACAGTTGTTGTTAACGCGACATACCCGGGTGCTAACCCAAAAGTCATCGCAGAGACTGTGGCAACGCCACTTGAGCAAGAGCTCAATGGCCTTGAGAATATGTTGTATCACGGCTCGCAAGCTACCAGTGATGGGCGTTTAACGTTGACTGTCACGTTTGCACTAGGTACTGATCTTGACCAAGCGCAGGTACAGGTGCAAAACCGTGTGAACAATGCATTACCGCGTTTGCCGCAAGAGGTGCAGCGCTTAGGTGTCACAGCTCAAAAGTCATCACCCAACCTTGCATTGGTTGTGCACTTGGTATCACCCAATGGTGAGCAAGATACTGCTTACATGGCAAACTACGCTGACTTATACATCAAAGATGAGCTCAAACGCTTACCGGGTGTGGGTGATTTGCAGCTATTTGGTGGTGCAAAGTATTCAATGCGTGTTTGGCTAGACCCAGACGCTTTGGCTGCACGTAACTTAACGGCGTCAGATGTGGTCAATGCACTGCGTACGCAAAACCAACAAGTTGCAGCAGGTTCATTGGGTGCACAACCAACACCTGAAGAAAACCAATTTCAAATTTTGTTAAATGTAAAAGGCCGTTTAGAGAGCATTGAAGAGTTTGAAAGTGTGATCATTAAAGTGGGCGATAATGGCGCACTGACACGCTTGAAAGACATTGCTCGAGTTGAACTTGGACAAGAAAACTATGCACTGCGTGCAATGCTTGATAACCAGCCAGCCCTTGCAATGCCGATTTTCCAGCGTCCGGGCACTAACGCCATTGAACTGTCTGATGATGTGCGTGAAACCATGGCACGTCTTGAGAAAACATTCCCAGCGGGGATGACTTATGAAATCGCTTACGACCCAACTGTTTTTGTTCGCGGTTCAATTGACGCGGTTATCATGACCTTGATGGAAGCAATTTTATTGGTAGTTGTAGTGGTTGTGGTGTTCTTGCAAACATGGCGCGCATCTATTATTCCATTGATTGCGGTGCCGGTATCTTTGATTGGTACGTTTGCCGTGATGCAAATGTTAGGCGTCTCAATTAATACCTTATCTTTATTTGGTCTAGTACTCGCAATCGGTATTGTTGTGGATGATGCCATCGTGGTTGTGGAAAACGTAGAGCGCAATATTGCAGATGGCCATAGTCCATACGAAGCCACTAAAATTGCCATGACGGAAGTGACAGGCCCAATTATCGCGATTGCATTTGTACTGTGCGCAGTATTTATTCCAACGGCCTTTATTACGGGTTTATCGGGTCAGTTCTACAAGCAATTTGCGCTTACAATTACGATTTCGACGCTGATCTCAGCATTTAACTCACTGACGCTTTCACCTGCGCTATCCGCTATTTTATTAAAATCGCACGATGCGCCAAAAGACAGATTAACACGCATTCTAGATAAGCTTTTTGGCGCATGGTTATTTAAGCCATTCAATCGCTTATTTGATAAAGGTGCAAAAGGCTACGAAGCCATCGTTAAAAAGCTAATCCGTATGAGTGTGGTTGTTGGTGTGGTTTACCTTGCACTTGTTGGCTCAACCATTGGCTTGTTCCAGTCTGTACCGGGTGGCTTTATTCCGCAGCAAGACAAGCAATACCTGGTTGCCGTGGCGCAATTACCAGATGCTGCAAGCTTAGACCGCACTGAAGAAGTGATTAAACAGATGCAAGAAATTGCTCTGCAAGTACCGGGTGTTGCACACACGGTTGCATTCCCAGGTTTATCTGTAAACGGATTTACCAATAGCACTAACAGCGGCATTGTGTTTACGCCACTGGATGACTTTGCAGACAGAAACGACCCAAGCTTGTCAGCGCAGGCAATTGCGATGCAGCTTAATATGCGCTTTGCAGCCATTGATGAGGCATTTGTTGCGGTATTCCCGCCGCCGCCAATTTTAGGCTTGGGCACAACCGGTGGTTTTAAACTGCAAATTCAAGACAGAGGTAACCAAGGGTTTGAAGCATTGTTTGCAGCGCTACAATCGACCATAGGTGCGGCGCAGCAAGATCCAGCACTGACCGGCCTTTATTCCAGCTTTAGAGTGCAAGTGCCGCAAATGGACATTAATATCGACCGCGAGCAGGCGCTTATTCAAGGTATTCCATTGCAGGAAGTATTTGATGCTTTACAAGTTTATTTAGGCTCTGTTTATGTCAATGACTTCAACTTATTTGGCCGCACTTACCAAGTGAAAGCGCAAGCAGATGCCGAATTTAGAGCGAAAAAAGAGCAAATTAATAACCTGAAAGTGCGCAATGCCGCGGGCAACATGGTGCCACTGGGTTCAGTTGTTACCGTTGAAGCAACCACTGGCCCGGATCGTGTGATGCACTATAACGGTTATGTCACAGCAGAGTTAAACGGCAGCCCAGCGCCGGGTTACAGCTCAGATCAAGCGCAGCAAGCCATTGAAAAAGTACTGGCAAATACTTTACCTGAAGGCATGGCGTACGAGTGGACTGAAGTCACGTACCAGCAGATTTTGGCAGGTAATACTATGGTGTATGTGTTCCCATTGGTTGTGGTTTTAGTCTTCATGGTACTTGCGGCGCAGTACGAGAGCTTACGTTTACCACTGGCGATTATTTTAATCGTACCGATGACGATATTCTCTGCACTTGCTGGTGTGTATATGCTAGGTGGTGACAACAATATCTTTACGCAAATTGCCTTGATTGTATTGGTGGCATTGGCATCGAAAAACGCCATCTTGATGGTGGAGTTTGCTAGAGACAAGCACGTACAAGGTGCGACACATTTAGAGGCCATAATTGAAGCATGTCGACTAAGATTACGTCCAATTTTGATGACCTCAATCGCGTTTACCGCAGGTGTTATCCCGCTGGTATTGGCATCAGGCGCGGGTGCAGAAATGCGTCAAGCCATGGGTAACGCAGTATTTTTCGGCATGATAGGGGTAACCGTGTTTGGCTTACTATTTACACCTGTATTTTATCGTCTAGTAACGCCAAAGGAGCAATAA
- a CDS encoding TolC family protein yields the protein MRIIKLSILSLAVAAMVGCTSTSYEQDVVASQQAFNSQVDGTAVLNSVANSDEANWWQQLEDRHLNQLVVDVMSANQNLKASAARLRAAMAGLSEAQRARLPQGNINLAAQRGTTVLTNGLQGPINESLNSGGAITWDVDLSGRIAKLADAAASAAEAQQGQYQALAGELVTTTIQSYLQWQALKQTQALTQAQLTALEESIAIIEIRVKEGVATELELNRTKSQYFEHKQRLPHIATELAQVEQTLAVLTNKSIDKLGLHALDQARYEALAIAINVNSASDALLQRGDVQSAIAKLKQQSYLSQSAERALYPDISFSAFAGVLNPTGVNFNDTQSSWQVAPTLSWSLFSYPQLLAQLDRQAALSEASYYDYRQTLTHVLAQAEYSLRALSQARVQLNYAHEQVIAAESAYQQATAGYKEGQLGYLELLDARQDVLIAQQSQMAMRNMLLSSSVGVYGELNGQWSKALVASI from the coding sequence ATGCGCATTATTAAACTGTCTATTTTAAGTCTGGCTGTTGCTGCAATGGTGGGATGTACAAGCACCTCCTACGAGCAAGATGTGGTTGCAAGTCAGCAGGCATTTAACTCGCAAGTTGACGGCACTGCGGTACTCAATTCAGTTGCGAATTCTGACGAAGCCAATTGGTGGCAGCAACTTGAGGACAGGCACTTAAATCAGCTGGTGGTGGATGTGATGTCTGCTAACCAAAACCTCAAAGCCTCTGCAGCGCGTTTGCGCGCTGCAATGGCGGGGTTAAGTGAAGCTCAGCGCGCTCGTCTACCACAAGGTAATATTAATCTTGCCGCGCAGCGCGGTACCACAGTACTTACGAATGGACTGCAAGGCCCAATTAATGAATCACTAAATAGTGGCGGTGCAATAACATGGGATGTGGATTTATCGGGTCGTATTGCCAAGTTGGCGGATGCAGCAGCATCCGCGGCAGAGGCGCAGCAAGGTCAGTATCAAGCTCTGGCTGGAGAGCTAGTCACAACGACCATCCAGAGTTACCTGCAATGGCAGGCGCTGAAGCAAACTCAGGCCTTGACTCAAGCGCAACTTACAGCACTGGAAGAATCGATAGCCATTATTGAGATCCGTGTTAAAGAAGGCGTGGCAACGGAGTTGGAGCTTAACCGCACCAAGTCGCAATATTTTGAGCACAAGCAACGCTTACCGCACATTGCCACAGAACTGGCTCAAGTAGAGCAGACATTGGCCGTGTTGACCAACAAGTCGATTGATAAACTAGGTCTGCATGCATTAGATCAAGCGCGTTATGAAGCGTTAGCGATTGCCATTAACGTAAATTCGGCATCAGATGCATTGCTGCAACGCGGTGATGTACAAAGTGCAATTGCTAAGCTTAAACAGCAAAGCTACTTGTCGCAAAGTGCAGAGCGAGCGCTATATCCAGACATTAGTTTTTCGGCATTTGCTGGGGTGCTTAATCCAACTGGGGTTAATTTTAATGATACCCAATCTAGTTGGCAGGTAGCCCCCACGTTGAGCTGGTCCTTGTTTAGCTACCCACAATTATTGGCACAGTTAGACAGGCAAGCGGCGCTGAGCGAGGCGAGCTACTATGACTACCGTCAAACCTTAACCCATGTTTTGGCACAGGCAGAGTATTCATTACGTGCCTTGTCACAAGCTAGAGTGCAACTAAATTATGCACATGAGCAAGTGATTGCAGCCGAAAGTGCTTATCAGCAAGCAACCGCAGGGTATAAAGAAGGGCAATTGGGCTATCTTGAGTTGTTGGATGCGCGACAAGATGTTTTAATAGCGCAACAATCGCAAATGGCCATGAGAAATATGCTACTTAGCTCGTCGGTAGGTGTATATGGTGAACTAAACGGACAATGGTCTAAGGCTTTGGTTGCAAGTATTTAA